Proteins encoded within one genomic window of Anopheles gambiae chromosome 3, idAnoGambNW_F1_1, whole genome shotgun sequence:
- the LOC1280503 gene encoding protein 4.1 homolog isoform X5: MPGESTKAAEPAAATSPSTPKKKPTNSKAALAKVTLLDGSILEVTIDRKCRGRDLLNSVCAGLNILEKDYFGLTYHTANDPRTWLDLERPVTKFFRSDPWDLSFEVKFYPPEPAQLQEDITRYHLCLQVRNDILEGRLPCSFVTHALLGSYLVQSELGDYDPAEMKDRSYLKDFKIAPNQTPELLDKVIDLHKTHKSQTPAEAELHYLENAKKLAMYGVDLHPAKDSEGVDIMLGVCASGLLVYRDKLRINRFAWPKILKISYKRNNFYIKIRPGEFEQYESTIGFKLENHRAAKKLWKACVEHHTFFRLMTPEPQQKSGLFPRLGSKYRYSGRTHYETRKTPVERPAPDFKRSLTGKRLSSRSMDALAQQEKERAAAKDAGKDANKRHTMSHPPDHIPDLDSPTRGSRSPIKKDKKERKPAGGVAVLPVAGKKDKPEQVSQKDEGLNGNNGQAEALNSSAEEATSPSGKRKGFLFSSGRKSPKDKKDAGNEQPAKLMAAANGDGGSAGKKDPAKEAVQARAQDTATNKTPQTTPEKPGFTKPYEYSESEQDPATAHKKNVKTRGFRYDEAPLRPNEESEAQLSPNSQSRRATGLAFNYAPGEDQKVRESVEKRKAPGSPVAATATAAGVKTDQLSPKSAARGLPGESEAEKGVRTSARSYSPNKGRQVVDPLASGAGTFRPLDDTSSAFIQGEQAGAAAAAAAAAAAAAAEPAKKKVKIMVIISKFDPKTKKVDTAQGVVEHSTGVLDTKTGQIESKYGLIDPKAGTVVNFNARTGQNETFQGQTDPKTGQLHIVGGVVDSASGKVDDTLGQAIMVVPDEDSVVEITTITSKVDPNTGKIDTINGEIEKSRGILNHRTGILSTKYGDINPRTGELRAIDPKTGKPSPAAAAVRPVTVDRSNGQIMVVGVTDPKTNKLDNSQAHLIAIGNQVDPVVEVTSVLGKLDKKGLVDPKTITYDKSTGQLDTKDGKINTKYGQLDLVKQTVTFVDPKTGKTETKEIKVDPVSGQVLLKNQVNPKTGKTDKDYGRIVSIRIVHNRIDPVTGKHVPAAPVEDKDIRVDAKTNQVWLPDGGKDPKTGETIYTSSQVDPKTGFVITIYGYLNPKTNEIERQAKMDPNMTKVDPTTGQIYAATGQVDETTGEPLFAATQINEEDGEIYTKVGRIDPKSGRLVIIKIFIITKKDERGKPEELDVSAVDLDPETGHIRNIAPKTLYLYKMRDPITGETYNVDPNDPRIAGARTTVTQTMTLSGEIDPATGRIKSEWGHIDPNTGDIDPATAIRDPVTGKLILNYADIEPSHFGKNVTVTKETVPITREQFYEGIKHMDRKATRRDSESSDDDMTAQYGKESIKEISSGTAAAGSKLNAAAAAAAAAGTPTVVKTTTKQVITKNEDGVTHNVEEEVQNLGTGQIVYSTQEHKGADNVVGASQIPEGPNVEHRRVVLDDLAEGGTTTHGEIVSSQTVSSKTRTVETITYKTERDGVVETRVEQKITIQSDGDPIDHDKALAEAIQEATAMNPDMTVEKIEIQQQTQ; the protein is encoded by the exons ATGCCGGGCGAGTCAACGAAAGCGGCGGAACCGGCCGCCGCCACCAGTCCCAGCACACCGAAAAAGAAGCCCACCAACTCAAAGGCGGCCCTCGCAAAGGTTACACTGCTCGATGGTTCGATACTGGAGGTGACCATTGAT CGAAAATGCCGCGGTCGGGACCTACTGAACTCGGTCTGTGCCGGGCTGAACATACTGGAGAAGGATTACTTCGGGCTGACGTACCACACAGCGAACGATCCGCGCACTTGGCTCGATCTCGAGCGTCCGGTGACGAAGTTTTTCCGCTCCGATCCGTGGGACCTTTCGTTCGAGGTGAAGTTCTACCCGCCGGAGCCGGCCCAGCTGCAGGAGGACATCACGCGCTACCATCTGTGTCTGCAGGTGCGCAACGACATCCTGGAGGGCCGGCTGCCCTGCTCGTTCGTAACACACGCCCTGCTCGGCTCGTACCTGGTGCAGTCCGAGCTGGGCGACTACGATCCGGCCGAGATGAAGGATCGGTCCTATCTGAAGGACTTCAAGATTGCCCCGAACCAGACGCCCGAACTGCTGGACAAGGTGATCGATCTTCACAAGACCCACAA GAGTCAGACGCCAGCGGAAGCTGAGCTACACTATCTTGAGAATGCGAAAAAGCTCGCCATGTACGGTGTCGATCTGCACCCGGCGAAGGATTCCGAAGGTGTCGACATCATGCTCGGCGTCTGTGCCTCCGGTTTGCTCGTGTACAGAGACAA ACTTCGTATCAATCGGTTCGCCTGGCCGAAGATCCTGAAGATCTCGTACAAGCGCAACAACTTCTACATCAAAATCCGTCCGGGCGAGTTCGAGCAGTACGAGTCGACGATCGGCTTCAAGCTGGAGAACCACCGGGCGGCGAAAAAGCTGTGGAAGGCGTGCGTGGAGCACCACACCTTCTTCCGGCTGATGACGCCGGAACCGCAGCAAAAGTCGGGCCTGTTCCCGCGCCTTGGCTCGAAGTACCGATACTCGGGCCGCACGCACTACGAAACGCGCAAAACGCCCGTCGAGCGTCCGGCGCCCGATTTCAAGCGCAGCTTGACCGGAAAGCGTCTCTCCAGCCGCAGCATGGATG cACTCGCACAGCAGGAAAAGGAACGTGCGGCTGCCAAGGATGCGGGCAAGGACGCAAACAAACGCCACACGATGTCGCATCCGCCGGATCACATCCCGGATCTGGACTCGCCGACGCGCGGTTCCCGCAGCCCGATCAAGAAGGACAAAAAGGAGCGC AAACCGGCTGGAGGAGTTGCCGTACTGCCAGTTGCCGGCAAGAAGGACAAACCCGAACAAGTTTCCCAGAAAGATGAAGGTCTGAATG GAAACAATGGACAAGCCGAGGCACTGAATTCCTCTGCGGAAGAGGCAACATCTCCCTCCGGCAAACGCAAG GGTTTCCTGTTTTCCTCCGGCCGCAAGTCGCCGAAGGACAAGAAAGACGCCGGAAATGAGCAGCCGGCTAAGCTGATGGCCGCCGCAAACGGTGACGGTGGCAGTGCGGGCAAAAAGGACCCGGCCAAGGAAGCGGTTCAGGCGCGGGCACAAGATACCGCCACGAACAAGACGCCGCAAACGACGCCGGAGAAGCCCGGCTTTACCAAACCGTACGAGTACTCGGAAAGCGAACAGGACCCGGCGACGGCGCACAAAAAGAACGTAAAGACGCGCGGCTTCCGGTACGACGAGGCACCGTTGCGCCCGAACGAGGAAAGCGAAGCGCAGCTCAGCCCGAACTCGCAAAGCCGCCGCGCGACCGGGCTGGCGTTCAACTACGCGCCGGGTGAGGATCAGAAGGTGCGCGAGTCGGTGGAGAAGCGTAAAGCGCCGGGATCGCCGGTAGCTGCCACTGCCACCGCTGCCGGTGTCAAGACCGATCAGCTCTCGCCGAAATCGGCTGCACGTGGACTGCCCGGGGAGAGTGAGGCTGAGAAGGGTGTGCGTACCAGCGCTCGATCGTACTCGCCCAACAAGGGTAGACAGGTGGTTGATCCGCTCGCTTCTGGGGCCGGCACGTTCCGTCCGTTAGACGACACTAGCAGTGCGTTTATTCAGGGCGAGCaggctggtgctgctgctgcggcagccgctgcagccgccgccgccgctgccgaaCCGGCCAAGAAGAAGGTGAAGATTATGGTGATCATTTCCAAGTTTGATCCCAAAACGAAGAAGGTCGATACGGCGCAGGGTGTGGTGGAGCATTCGACCGGCGTGCTGGACACGAAGACGGGCCAGATTGAGAGCAAGTACGGGCTGATCGATCCGAAGGCCGGCACGGTGGTGAACTTCAACGCTCGCACCGGCCAGAACGAAACGTTCCAGGGCCAGACGGACCCGAAGACGGGCCAGCTGCACATCGTGGGCGGCGTGGTCGACTCGGCTAGCGGCAAGGTAGATGATACGCTCGGCCAGGCCATTATGGTGGTGCCGGACGAGGATTCGGTGGTCGAGATCACGACCATCACCTCCAAGGTGGATCCCAACACGGGCAAAATCGACACAATCAATGGAGAAATTGAGAAGAGTCGCGGTATTCTGAACCACCGTACCGGCATTCTGAGCACCAAGTACGGTGACATTAACCCGCGCACGGGAGAGCTGCGAGCGATCGATCCTAAGACGGGCAAACCATCGCCTGCGGCTGCTGCCGTGCGTCCGGTGACGGTCGATCGTAGCAATGGACAGATTATGGTTGTTGGCGTGACCGACCCGAAGACGAACAAGCTGGACAACAGCCAGGCGCATCTGATCGCGATCGGCAACCAGGTGGATCCGGTGGTGGAGGTAACGTCCGTGCTCGGCAAGCTTGACAAGAAGGGTCTGGTCGATCCGAAGACGATCACGTACGACAAGAGCACGGGTCAGCTGGACACGAAGGACGGCAAAATCAACACCAAGTACGGTCAGCTGGACCTGGTGAAGCAAACGGTCACGTTTGTCGACCCGAAGACGGGCAAGACGGAAACGAAGGAGATCAAGGTGGATCCGGTCAGTGGGCAGGTGTTGCTGAAGAATCAGGTCAACCCGAAGACGGGCAAAACGGACAAAGATTACGGGCGTATCGTGTCGATTCGCATCGTGCACAACCGTATCGATCCGGTGACGGGTAAGCACGTGCCGGCTGCCCCGGTCGAGGACAAAGACATTCGTGTGGATGCCAAAACGAACCAGGTCTGGCTGCCGGACGGTGGTAAGGATCCGAAGACGGGCGAAACGATTTACACTTCGAGCCAGGTCGATCCGAAGACCGGTTTTGTCATCACGATCTACGGCTATCTTAACCCGAAGACGAACGAAATCGAACGACAGGCCAAGATGGACCCGAACATGACGAAGGTGGACCCCACGACGGGCCAGATCTATGCTGCCACGGGCCAGGTCGATGAGACCACCGGTGAGCCACTGTTCGCCGCGACCCAAATCAACGAAGAGGACGGGGAAATCTACACCAAGGTGGGCCGTATCGATCCGAAATCGGGCCGACTAGTCATCATCAAGATCTTCATCATCACGAAGAAGGACGAGCGGGGCAAACCGGAGGAGCTGGACGTGAGCGCGGTCGATCTGGATCCGGAGACGGGTCACATTCGCAACATTGCACCGAAGACGCTGTATCTGTACAAGATGCGCGATCCTATTACGGGCGAGACGTACAACGTGGATCCGAACGATCCGCGCATTGCCGGCGCACGAACGACGGTCACGCAAACGATGACGCTGAGCGGTGAGATTGACCCGGCTACCGGGCGCATCAAGTCCGAGTGGGGCCACATCGATCCGAACACGGGCGACATTGATCCGGCGACGGCCATCCGCGATCCGGTCACCGGTAAGCTGATCCTGAACTATGCCGACATTGAACCGAGCCACTTTGGCAAGAATGTAACGGTGACGAAGGAAACGGTACCGATTACGCGCGAGCAGTTCTACGAAGGCATCAAGCACATGGACAGGAAGGCCACGCGCCGAGACTCGGAAAGCTCGGACGACGATATGACCGCCCAGTACGGCAAGGAAAGCATCAAGGAGATCAGCTCGGGTACAGCGGCGGCGGGCAGCAAGctgaatgctgctgctgctgctgcggctgctgccggCACGCCAACCGTAGTGAAGACGACGACCAAGCAGGTGATCACGAAGAACGAGGATGGCGTTACGCATAacgtggaggaggaggtgcaGAATCTGGGCACCGGACAGATCGTGTACTCCACCCAGGAGCACAAG GGAGCGGATAACGTTGTCGGTGCCTCACAAATCCCGGAAGGACCGAACGTGGAGCATCGGCGTGTGGTGCTAGATGATCTTGCCGAAGGTGGCACCACTACCCACGGTGAAATCGTATCGTCCCAGACGGTATCCAGCAAAACGCGAACCGTTGAAACAATCACC TACAAAACGGAACGGGACGGTGTGGTGGAGACACGCGTCGAGCAGAAGATCACCATCCAGTCTGATGGCGACCCGATCGATCATGACAAAGCCCTTGCTGAAGCAATTCAG GAAGCAACCGCCATGAATCCAGATATGACAGTGGAGAAGATTGAAATTCAACAGCAAACGcaataa